A genome region from Tolypothrix sp. PCC 7712 includes the following:
- a CDS encoding thioredoxin-like domain-containing protein — protein MMPRVRAPELPQNSTWFNTDTPLSIKQLKGRVVILDFWTYCCINCLHILPELKYLEQKYKDSLTVIGVHSAKFDNEKETENIRQAILRYDIEHPVVVDSGFRVWQEYTVRAWPTLMIIDPQGYVIGYVSGEGHCDALDESLEKLISEHQEKGTINFQELSLNLEKQRQPLITPLAFPGKVLATSAGLFIADSGHHRLVMSSLEGEIIQIIGTGKSGLTDGNFSEAEFSSPQGMAFDTDHQILYVADTENHALRRVDLQRQVVETIAGTGEQSRNIRPDGGVGLSTKLNSPWDLVKVGNTLFIAMAGPHQIWEMNLENGVIKTYAGTGAEGCVDGSLNESAFAQPSGITSNGEELYIADSEISSIRGVGIIEPRVVRTLCGSGDLFGFGDVDGQGENVRLQHCLGVEYAENFLWVADTYNHKIKLVSPSTGNCQTILGDGVIGLQDGQGKNSRFFEPSGLSVMGSKLYIADTNNHAIRCVDLNSFEVTTLQFQGLCAPDVCVPSNF, from the coding sequence ATGATGCCCCGTGTAAGAGCGCCAGAATTACCACAAAATAGTACTTGGTTTAATACCGATACACCATTATCTATTAAGCAACTCAAGGGCAGAGTCGTAATTTTAGATTTCTGGACATACTGTTGTATAAATTGTCTACATATTTTACCAGAATTAAAATATTTAGAACAAAAATATAAAGATAGTCTGACAGTTATTGGCGTTCATTCTGCCAAGTTTGATAACGAAAAAGAGACTGAAAATATTCGCCAAGCCATCTTACGTTATGACATTGAACATCCTGTTGTAGTCGATAGTGGTTTTCGGGTTTGGCAAGAATATACTGTGCGTGCTTGGCCGACTTTAATGATTATCGATCCGCAAGGTTATGTAATTGGCTATGTTTCTGGTGAAGGACATTGTGATGCTTTAGATGAATCACTAGAAAAACTAATTTCCGAACATCAAGAAAAAGGTACGATAAATTTTCAAGAACTCAGTCTAAATTTAGAAAAGCAGCGTCAACCATTAATTACACCTTTAGCTTTTCCTGGTAAAGTATTAGCGACATCAGCAGGTTTATTTATTGCTGATTCTGGTCATCATCGCTTGGTAATGAGTAGCTTAGAAGGCGAAATTATACAGATTATTGGTACGGGTAAATCTGGTTTAACTGATGGTAATTTCAGTGAAGCTGAGTTTTCTTCACCGCAAGGAATGGCGTTTGATACAGATCATCAAATTCTCTATGTTGCTGATACAGAAAACCATGCTTTGCGGCGAGTTGATTTACAGCGCCAAGTTGTAGAAACTATAGCGGGAACTGGTGAACAAAGCCGTAATATTCGTCCTGATGGTGGTGTTGGTTTGTCAACTAAATTAAATTCGCCTTGGGATTTGGTGAAGGTAGGAAATACTCTATTTATTGCTATGGCTGGGCCGCATCAAATTTGGGAAATGAATTTGGAAAATGGCGTAATTAAAACTTATGCTGGTACTGGTGCAGAAGGTTGTGTTGATGGTTCACTGAATGAATCCGCTTTTGCTCAACCAAGTGGAATTACTAGCAATGGTGAAGAATTATATATTGCTGATAGTGAAATTAGTTCTATTCGCGGTGTGGGAATTATAGAACCGCGTGTAGTTAGAACTCTGTGCGGTAGCGGAGATTTATTTGGTTTTGGAGATGTTGATGGACAGGGTGAAAATGTCCGCTTACAGCATTGCTTAGGAGTGGAATATGCAGAGAATTTTTTATGGGTAGCAGATACTTACAATCACAAAATTAAATTAGTTAGTCCTAGCACAGGTAATTGTCAAACAATTTTGGGTGATGGTGTCATAGGTTTGCAGGATGGACAAGGTAAAAATAGTAGATTTTTTGAGCCTTCAGGATTGAGTGTGATGGGTTCAAAGTTATATATTGCTGATACGAATAATCATGCTATTCGTTGTGTAGATTTAAATTCTTTTGAGGTGACAACATTGCAGTTTCAGGGTTTGTGTGCGCCAGATGTTTGCGTTCCGTCTAATTTTTAG
- the glsA gene encoding glutaminase A → MKGLTAITTIELSAWVQQAKSQADRGRVADRTPRLNMANPDWFAVHICCGTGQTYSLGDTRCVFPLMSVIKAFSLLYLLEHFGAEKVLRWVGVEPSDAPFNSLDQLISDRGYPRNPMINSGAITLADKLPGENASDRTQQFCLWLNQLASCELKLDELMLASVRLTRSPANQAIANHLAQTGHLKNLDMALDTYEQICCLSGTVEDLAKLGQLLACENSFLATKNRRIVNAVMLTCGLYEASAEFAVKIGLPMKSGIGGGLVAIVPGEGAIACYSPALDKVGNPVAGLAFIEVLAQNLNLSIFG, encoded by the coding sequence TTGAAAGGACTGACAGCAATCACCACTATAGAGTTATCTGCTTGGGTACAGCAAGCCAAATCCCAAGCCGATCGCGGAAGAGTCGCCGATCGCACTCCCCGATTGAATATGGCTAACCCTGATTGGTTTGCAGTTCACATCTGTTGTGGAACGGGACAAACTTACAGCTTAGGTGATACCCGTTGTGTGTTTCCCTTGATGAGTGTAATCAAAGCCTTTTCTCTACTCTATCTCTTAGAACATTTCGGTGCGGAGAAGGTTTTGCGATGGGTAGGGGTGGAACCCTCAGACGCGCCCTTCAATTCCCTTGATCAATTAATTAGCGATCGCGGTTACCCCCGCAATCCCATGATTAATAGTGGCGCAATTACTCTGGCTGATAAATTACCGGGAGAAAATGCCAGCGATCGCACTCAGCAATTTTGTCTCTGGCTGAACCAATTAGCAAGCTGTGAACTCAAGTTAGATGAACTTATGCTAGCTTCAGTCCGATTAACTCGTTCCCCAGCTAATCAAGCGATCGCTAATCATCTCGCGCAAACCGGACACCTGAAAAACCTTGACATGGCTCTTGACACATACGAGCAAATATGCTGTCTTTCAGGAACTGTAGAAGATTTAGCCAAACTGGGACAACTTTTAGCTTGTGAAAATTCCTTCTTAGCAACAAAAAACCGCAGGATTGTTAACGCTGTCATGTTAACCTGCGGTTTATATGAAGCTTCTGCGGAGTTTGCTGTCAAAATTGGTCTACCAATGAAATCTGGTATTGGTGGGGGGCTGGTAGCAATAGTACCAGGTGAAGGTGCGATCGCTTGTTATAGCCCCGCCTTAGATAAAGTAGGTAATCCCGTAGCGGGGCTAGCATTTATAGAAGTTTTAGCCCAAAACCTCAATTTAAGTATTTTTGGGTAA
- the psaA gene encoding photosystem I core protein PsaA — MTISPPEREEKKAKVLVDNDPVPTSFERWAQPGHFDRTLARGPKTTTWIWNLHALAHDFDTHTSDLQDISRKIFAAHFGHLAVVTIWLSGMIFHGAKFSNYEAWLSDPLNVKPSAQVVWPIVGQDILNADLGGGFYGIQTTSGWFHIWRGWGITNSFQLYCTAIGGLVLAGLFLFAGWFHYHKRAPKLEWFQNVESMLNHHLQVLLGCGSLGWAGHLIHVSAPTNKLLDAGVAVKDIPLPHELILNKSVLIDLFPGFANGIAPFFTLNWGAYADFLTFKGGLNPVTGGLWMTDISHHHLAIAVLFIIAGHQYRTNWGIGHSIKELLENHKGPFTGEGHKGLYENLTTSWHAQLATNLAFYGSLTIIVAHHMYAMPPYPYLATDYATQLCIFTHHMWIGGFLIVGGAAHAAIFMVRDYDPVVNQNNVLDRVLRHRDAIISHLNWVCIFLGFHSFGLYIHNDTMRALGRPQDMFSDTAIQLQPVFAQWIQNIHALAPGGTAPNALEPVSYVFGGGILAVGGKVAAAPIALGTADFLIHHIHAFTIHVTVLILLKGVLYARSSRLIPDKANLGFRFPCDGPGRGGTCQVSGWDHVFLGLFWMYNSLSIVLFHFSWKMQSDVWGTVDAAGNVTHITGGNFAQSAITINGWLRDFLWAQASQVINSYGSALSAYGLIFLGAHFVWAFSLMFLFSGRGYWQELIESIVWAHNKLKVAPAIQPRALSITQGRAVGVAHYLLGGIATTWAFFHAHILSVG, encoded by the coding sequence ATGACGATTAGTCCTCCGGAGCGAGAGGAAAAAAAGGCAAAAGTACTAGTCGATAACGATCCGGTACCTACCTCTTTTGAGAGATGGGCACAACCTGGACACTTCGACAGAACCTTAGCCAGAGGTCCCAAAACCACCACATGGATTTGGAACCTACACGCCCTCGCCCACGATTTTGATACACATACAAGCGATCTACAAGATATCTCCCGCAAGATATTCGCAGCCCACTTTGGTCACTTAGCTGTAGTGACTATTTGGTTGAGCGGGATGATATTCCACGGTGCTAAGTTCTCTAACTACGAAGCTTGGCTCAGTGACCCACTCAACGTTAAGCCTAGTGCTCAAGTCGTTTGGCCTATTGTCGGGCAAGACATCTTAAATGCCGATCTCGGCGGCGGCTTCTATGGTATCCAAACCACCTCTGGCTGGTTCCATATATGGCGTGGCTGGGGTATTACCAACTCATTCCAGCTCTACTGCACTGCCATTGGCGGTTTAGTATTAGCAGGCTTGTTCCTGTTTGCTGGTTGGTTCCATTACCACAAGCGTGCTCCTAAACTGGAATGGTTCCAGAATGTGGAATCCATGCTGAATCACCACCTGCAAGTATTGCTAGGCTGTGGTTCCTTGGGATGGGCTGGACACTTAATTCACGTGTCTGCACCAACAAACAAGCTATTGGATGCAGGGGTAGCTGTTAAAGATATCCCCTTGCCCCACGAGTTGATCCTGAACAAGAGCGTGCTAATTGACCTCTTCCCAGGTTTTGCAAATGGTATAGCACCTTTCTTCACCTTGAACTGGGGTGCTTATGCTGACTTCCTAACCTTTAAAGGTGGTCTTAACCCAGTCACAGGCGGCTTGTGGATGACTGATATTTCTCATCACCACTTAGCGATCGCTGTACTGTTCATTATTGCTGGTCACCAATACCGCACCAACTGGGGTATCGGTCACAGCATTAAAGAGCTCCTCGAAAACCACAAAGGCCCGTTCACAGGTGAAGGTCATAAAGGTCTTTACGAAAACCTGACCACATCTTGGCACGCTCAGTTGGCAACAAACCTTGCCTTCTATGGCTCCTTGACTATCATCGTCGCGCACCACATGTACGCGATGCCACCCTATCCATATTTGGCAACTGACTACGCTACGCAGTTGTGTATCTTTACTCACCATATGTGGATCGGTGGTTTCCTGATTGTTGGTGGTGCTGCTCACGCTGCGATTTTCATGGTGCGTGATTACGATCCAGTTGTTAACCAAAACAACGTACTGGATCGGGTACTTCGTCACCGAGATGCGATTATCTCTCACTTAAACTGGGTTTGTATCTTCCTTGGCTTCCACAGCTTTGGACTGTACATCCACAACGACACAATGCGTGCCTTGGGCCGTCCCCAAGACATGTTCTCCGATACAGCAATTCAATTGCAGCCAGTATTTGCTCAGTGGATACAAAATATCCATGCCTTAGCTCCAGGTGGAACAGCGCCCAATGCTTTAGAACCTGTTAGCTATGTATTCGGCGGCGGTATTTTGGCTGTAGGCGGTAAAGTAGCAGCTGCTCCCATTGCTTTGGGTACAGCAGACTTCTTAATTCACCACATTCATGCCTTTACCATTCACGTAACCGTTCTCATCCTATTAAAGGGTGTGCTGTATGCTCGTAGTTCTCGTCTGATTCCAGACAAGGCAAACTTGGGCTTCCGCTTCCCTTGCGATGGGCCAGGTCGTGGTGGTACATGTCAAGTATCCGGTTGGGATCATGTATTCCTCGGACTATTCTGGATGTACAACTCCCTATCAATTGTACTTTTCCACTTCAGCTGGAAGATGCAATCTGATGTTTGGGGAACTGTAGACGCAGCAGGTAATGTAACTCACATTACTGGTGGTAACTTTGCCCAAAGTGCCATCACAATCAACGGCTGGTTGCGTGACTTCTTGTGGGCGCAAGCTTCACAGGTAATCAACTCCTACGGAAGTGCGCTGTCTGCTTATGGTCTAATCTTCTTGGGCGCTCACTTTGTATGGGCATTCAGCTTGATGTTCCTGTTCAGTGGTCGTGGTTACTGGCAAGAACTCATTGAATCCATTGTTTGGGCTCATAATAAACTGAAGGTAGCACCAGCAATTCAACCTCGCGCTTTGAGCATCACTCAAGGTCGGGCAGTAGGTGTAGCTCACTACCTCTTAGGAGGAATTGCTACTACCTGGGCATTCTTCCACGCACATATTCTTTCAGTAGGGTAG
- the psaB gene encoding photosystem I core protein PsaB: MATKFPKFSQDLAQDPTTRRIWYAIATGNDFESHDGMTEENLYQKIFATHFGHLAIIFLWASSLLFHVAWQGNFEQWITDPLHIRPIAHAIWDPHFGKPAIEAFTQAGASNPVNISYSGVYHWWYTQGMRTNADLYAGSIFLLLFASVLLFAGWLHLQPKFRPSLAWFKNAESRLNHHLAGLFGVSSLAWAGHLIHVAIPEARGQHVGWDNFLTTPPHPAGLQPFFTGNWGVYAQNPDTAGHVFGTSQGAGTAILTFLGGFHPQTEALWLTDNAHHHLAIAVLFIVAGHMYRTNFGIGHSIKEMMNAKTFFGKPVEGPFNMPHQGIYDTYNNSLHFQLGWHLATLGVLTSWVAQHMYSMPSYAFIAKDYTTQAALYTHHQYIAIFLMVGAFAHGAIFWVRDYDPEQNKGNVLERVLQHKEAIISHLSWVSLFLGFHTLGLYVHNDVVVAFGTPEKQILIEPVFAQFVQAANGKVLYGLDVLLSNPESVAYTAYPNYANVWLPGWLDAINAGTNSLFLTIGPGDFLVHHAIALGLHTTTLILVKGALDARGSKLMPDKKDFGYAFPCDGPGRGGTCDISAWDAFYLALFWALNTVGWLTFYWHWKHLGIWQGNVAQFNENSTYLMGWFRDYLWANSAQLINGYNPYGVNNLSVWAWMFLFGHLVWATGFMFLISWRGYWQELIETIVWAHERTPLANLVRWKDKPVALSIVQARLVGLTHFAVGYVLTYAAFLIASTAGKFG, translated from the coding sequence ATGGCAACAAAATTTCCAAAATTTAGCCAGGATCTCGCACAGGACCCGACTACTCGTCGGATATGGTATGCGATCGCAACAGGCAATGACTTTGAAAGCCATGATGGCATGACTGAAGAAAATCTTTACCAAAAGATTTTCGCCACTCACTTCGGTCACTTGGCAATCATCTTCCTGTGGGCTTCCAGCCTCCTGTTCCACGTAGCCTGGCAAGGTAACTTTGAACAGTGGATCACAGATCCCCTTCACATTCGCCCCATCGCCCATGCGATTTGGGATCCCCACTTTGGTAAACCAGCTATTGAAGCTTTTACCCAAGCTGGTGCTAGCAACCCCGTAAACATTTCTTACTCTGGTGTTTACCACTGGTGGTATACCCAAGGTATGAGAACCAATGCTGACCTCTACGCAGGTTCTATCTTCCTGCTGTTGTTCGCATCAGTTCTATTGTTTGCTGGCTGGTTGCACTTGCAACCCAAGTTCCGTCCAAGCCTAGCTTGGTTTAAGAATGCTGAATCTCGCCTTAACCACCACTTAGCAGGTTTGTTTGGCGTTAGCTCTTTGGCTTGGGCTGGTCACTTGATTCACGTTGCTATCCCCGAAGCTCGCGGACAGCACGTAGGTTGGGATAACTTCCTCACAACTCCTCCTCACCCAGCAGGGTTGCAACCCTTCTTTACTGGTAACTGGGGTGTTTACGCTCAAAACCCTGACACAGCTGGTCATGTATTTGGTACATCCCAAGGTGCAGGTACTGCAATTCTCACCTTCTTAGGTGGTTTCCACCCTCAAACAGAAGCTCTGTGGCTGACTGACAACGCTCATCACCACTTGGCAATTGCTGTTCTCTTCATTGTTGCTGGTCATATGTACCGTACCAACTTTGGTATTGGTCACAGCATCAAAGAAATGATGAATGCCAAAACTTTCTTTGGCAAACCAGTTGAAGGGCCATTCAACATGCCTCACCAAGGCATTTATGACACCTACAACAACTCCCTGCACTTCCAATTGGGTTGGCACCTAGCAACATTGGGTGTTCTCACCTCTTGGGTAGCGCAACATATGTACTCCATGCCTTCCTATGCGTTTATCGCTAAGGACTACACCACACAGGCAGCGTTGTACACCCACCACCAATACATAGCCATCTTCTTGATGGTTGGTGCTTTCGCTCACGGCGCTATCTTCTGGGTTCGTGACTATGATCCCGAACAAAACAAAGGTAACGTACTAGAGCGTGTGCTACAGCACAAAGAAGCGATTATCTCCCACCTCAGCTGGGTATCTCTCTTCTTAGGTTTCCACACCTTAGGCTTGTACGTTCACAACGACGTAGTAGTTGCTTTCGGTACACCTGAAAAACAAATCCTGATTGAGCCAGTATTTGCTCAGTTCGTCCAAGCAGCTAATGGTAAGGTACTGTACGGATTGGATGTACTTTTGTCCAACCCCGAAAGTGTTGCTTACACAGCTTATCCTAACTACGCTAACGTCTGGTTACCTGGTTGGTTAGATGCTATCAATGCTGGTACCAACTCTCTGTTCTTAACAATTGGCCCTGGCGACTTCTTGGTACACCATGCGATCGCCTTAGGTCTGCACACCACCACCTTGATTCTCGTTAAGGGTGCTTTGGATGCTCGTGGTTCCAAGCTGATGCCCGATAAAAAGGACTTCGGTTATGCATTCCCTTGCGACGGCCCTGGTCGTGGCGGTACTTGCGACATCTCTGCTTGGGACGCTTTCTATCTAGCTCTGTTCTGGGCATTGAACACAGTAGGTTGGTTAACCTTCTACTGGCACTGGAAACACCTGGGTATTTGGCAAGGTAACGTTGCTCAGTTCAACGAAAACTCCACATACCTCATGGGCTGGTTCCGTGATTACCTCTGGGCTAACTCTGCTCAGTTGATCAACGGTTACAACCCATACGGCGTGAATAACCTGTCTGTTTGGGCTTGGATGTTCCTATTCGGACACCTAGTATGGGCAACAGGCTTCATGTTCCTCATCTCCTGGAGAGGTTACTGGCAAGAGTTGATTGAAACTATTGTTTGGGCACACGAGCGTACTCCTCTAGCTAACCTAGTTCGCTGGAAAGACAAGCCCGTTGCACTCTCCATCGTTCAAGCTCGCTTGGTTGGTCTAACTCACTTCGCTGTGGGCTATGTTCTCACCTACGCAGCGTTCCTAATTGCTTCTACTGCTGGTAAGTTCGGTTGA
- a CDS encoding REP-associated tyrosine transposase, with protein MHQPKLKIFQRRLPHWELEGAIYFITFNTWEKLELSPEAREIVFNSCLFFDKNRYQLFVFVVMTNHVHLLIQPLLKSDNEFWSLSSIMNSIKSYSAKQIPKVMKHIGTVWQDERYDRIVRNDQEFQQYWQYIRENPVKEGLSSSPEDYPFFWQLPE; from the coding sequence ATGCACCAGCCAAAGTTGAAAATTTTTCAGAGAAGATTGCCTCATTGGGAGTTAGAGGGGGCAATTTATTTTATTACCTTTAATACTTGGGAGAAGTTAGAACTTAGCCCAGAAGCTAGAGAAATAGTTTTTAATTCTTGCTTGTTTTTTGATAAAAACAGATATCAGTTATTTGTCTTTGTAGTTATGACAAATCATGTGCATTTACTCATTCAGCCATTACTCAAATCTGACAATGAGTTTTGGTCACTGAGTAGTATTATGAACAGTATTAAAAGTTATAGTGCTAAACAAATTCCCAAAGTTATGAAACATATAGGCACAGTTTGGCAAGATGAAAGATATGACCGTATTGTTAGGAATGACCAAGAGTTTCAACAATACTGGCAATACATTAGAGAAAATCCTGTAAAAGAAGGGCTGTCATCAAGCCCAGAAGATTACCCTTTCTTTTGGCAACTTCCCGAATAA
- a CDS encoding tetratricopeptide repeat protein gives MTNNLNNHKSKYFLIYYIGAAIIGVGIIHLAYTTVQKSFTSPSKYIESSNAHRASGNYKAALDALNTAIKLDSKNPQLYIERAEVRDKLGDELGFIEDIKKAIQIDPNNKGSYLLNFTSWNGDSNARLKRYNQAIQIDPNNYQLYLGRGELRHYSLNDNDKKRALEDYNKAIKLEPKKHFAYKKRAELRYDSISRKGDKQGALQDYDKVIELEPELNSYSYSDRARLRNELGDKQGALQDYNKAIELESKSYLNYIARARLRGELGDRQGALQDCNKAIEFYSQSFLAYTVRAGLRIELGDNQGALQDSNIAIKLRPVYDDAYNNRGLARFNLGDNQGALQDYNKAIHLNAKKPTVYYNRAWVRYVLGDKQGAIKDWQQAANLYLQQGDTKQYAEAIERIKSSQ, from the coding sequence ATGACAAACAACTTAAATAATCACAAGTCTAAATATTTCTTAATATATTATATAGGTGCAGCAATTATAGGAGTAGGTATAATCCACTTGGCTTATACTACTGTGCAGAAATCTTTTACTTCTCCATCAAAATATATTGAATCAAGTAATGCTCATAGGGCTTCTGGAAATTATAAAGCAGCTTTAGACGCTCTTAACACAGCGATTAAGCTAGATTCTAAAAACCCCCAGTTATACATTGAACGGGCTGAAGTTCGTGATAAATTAGGCGATGAGTTAGGATTTATAGAAGATATCAAAAAAGCGATTCAAATTGACCCTAATAACAAGGGTAGTTATCTATTAAATTTTACTTCATGGAATGGTGATAGCAATGCAAGGTTAAAACGTTACAACCAAGCAATTCAAATTGACCCAAATAATTACCAACTTTATCTTGGGCGAGGTGAATTACGTCACTATTCCTTAAATGACAATGACAAAAAAAGAGCTTTAGAAGACTACAATAAGGCAATTAAGCTTGAACCTAAAAAGCATTTTGCTTACAAAAAGCGCGCTGAACTTCGGTATGATTCGATTTCTAGGAAAGGGGATAAACAAGGTGCTTTGCAAGACTATGATAAAGTAATTGAGCTTGAACCTGAACTTAACAGTTATTCTTACAGCGATCGCGCTAGATTACGGAATGAATTAGGGGATAAACAGGGTGCTTTGCAAGACTACAATAAAGCAATTGAGCTTGAATCTAAAAGTTATTTAAATTACATCGCTCGCGCTAGATTACGAGGGGAATTAGGGGATAGACAGGGTGCATTGCAAGACTGCAATAAAGCAATTGAGTTTTACTCTCAAAGCTTTTTAGCTTACACCGTTCGCGCTGGCTTGCGGATTGAATTAGGAGATAATCAAGGAGCATTACAAGACTCCAACATAGCAATTAAACTCCGACCTGTATATGATGATGCTTATAACAATCGAGGTCTTGCTCGCTTCAATTTAGGTGATAACCAGGGAGCTTTACAAGACTATAATAAAGCGATTCATTTAAACGCAAAAAAGCCTACTGTTTACTATAATCGGGCTTGGGTTCGCTATGTATTAGGAGATAAGCAAGGTGCAATTAAAGATTGGCAGCAAGCTGCTAACCTTTATTTACAACAAGGAGATACAAAACAATATGCAGAGGCAATAGAGAGAATTAAATCGAGTCAATAG
- the cynS gene encoding cyanase — protein MSLPEITQTLLKAKKEKGLSFADLEKILGRDEVWIAAVFYRQASASEEEAKLLLEALELGAIYIKELTECPVKGLGPVVPTDPLIYRFYEIMQVYGFPIKDVIQEKFGDGIMSAIDFTLDIEKEADPKGDRVKIIMSGKFLPYKKW, from the coding sequence ATGTCCCTTCCCGAAATTACGCAAACACTATTAAAAGCTAAGAAAGAGAAAGGTTTGAGCTTTGCTGATTTAGAAAAAATTCTGGGACGAGATGAAGTCTGGATTGCTGCTGTATTTTATCGTCAAGCTAGCGCTTCTGAGGAAGAGGCTAAGTTGCTGCTAGAGGCATTAGAATTAGGGGCTATCTATATTAAAGAGTTAACTGAATGCCCTGTAAAAGGATTAGGCCCAGTCGTACCAACTGATCCGCTGATTTATCGCTTCTACGAGATTATGCAGGTGTATGGTTTTCCCATTAAAGATGTGATTCAGGAAAAATTTGGTGACGGGATTATGAGCGCAATTGATTTTACCCTGGATATCGAAAAAGAAGCAGATCCCAAAGGCGATCGCGTGAAAATTATTATGTCAGGAAAATTTCTACCATACAAAAAATGGTAG
- a CDS encoding DNA-methyltransferase, with amino-acid sequence MTIKAQKSQKSSNFNPYYTQNNGALYLGDSLELIKCIDDNTINLILTSPPFALTRKKEYGNESAEKYIEWFLPFASEFKRVLAEDGSFILDLGGAYLPGNPVRSIYQYELLVRLCKEIGFFLAQEFYHYNPARLPTPAEWVTIRRIRVKDSVNVVWWLSKTPNPKADNRKVLKPYSQSMQQLLKHGYKAKIRPSGHEISDKFQKDNQGAIPPNLLEIANTESNSAYLRRCKEAGIKPHPARFPQAFAEFFIKFLTDEGDLVLDPFAGSNTTGFVAENLQRQWIAFEINEDYVTGSRYRFS; translated from the coding sequence TTGACAATAAAAGCTCAAAAATCACAGAAATCGAGTAATTTTAACCCTTATTATACTCAGAATAATGGAGCATTATATTTAGGTGACAGTCTAGAACTAATCAAGTGCATTGATGACAACACTATTAATTTAATCCTCACTTCACCCCCATTTGCACTGACACGCAAAAAAGAATACGGTAATGAAAGTGCAGAAAAGTATATTGAATGGTTCCTACCTTTCGCTTCAGAATTTAAAAGAGTACTAGCTGAGGATGGCTCATTTATTTTAGATTTAGGTGGCGCTTATCTTCCTGGAAATCCCGTGCGGAGTATCTATCAATATGAGCTTTTGGTGAGATTATGTAAAGAAATTGGCTTTTTTCTCGCCCAAGAATTCTATCACTATAATCCAGCTAGATTACCTACCCCTGCTGAATGGGTAACAATTAGGAGAATCCGCGTTAAAGATTCAGTCAATGTGGTTTGGTGGTTATCCAAAACCCCCAACCCTAAAGCAGATAATAGAAAAGTTTTAAAACCATATAGCCAGAGTATGCAGCAATTACTTAAGCATGGCTATAAAGCAAAAATACGTCCTAGCGGACATGAAATTTCTGATAAATTCCAAAAAGATAATCAAGGCGCAATTCCGCCTAATTTGCTAGAAATTGCCAATACAGAATCCAATAGCGCTTATTTACGTCGCTGTAAAGAGGCTGGTATAAAACCTCATCCAGCTAGATTTCCCCAAGCCTTTGCAGAATTCTTTATTAAATTCTTGACTGATGAAGGCGATCTAGTATTAGATCCATTTGCTGGATCTAATACTACGGGATTCGTTGCTGAAAATTTGCAACGTCAATGGATTGCTTTTGAAATTAATGAAGATTATGTTACTGGAAGTCGTTATCGTTTTAGCTAA